CAGGTCTGATCTGTAGTGCAGTGTCATCCATGGTGGACGAGTAATATTGTAGTACTGCTCAATGTGCGAAAAGAAAAACGAATGTCATCTTGACTCCGTCCCTTCAGATTAACGTCGTAATAAACACGGCGTAGTCCGGGGGCCCTGCCTGCCAAGTATCGAAAGCTCCTAAAATCTGCGACTAAATCCATGGCCTCGTCTTCGCTTGCAGCGCAACAACTCATTGGATCTACCCCAGGAGCCACTCCAACACTTCAACAAATCAGAAGCGCTACTTCCACCACGTTGAATGCCTTCATTTCTGCCGGGCAACAGCGATCACTTCCAGAACACCACGGCGAATCTCAAATATCCCGTCTCGCGGTAGCTAagctatttaaatattcCTCGAAACCCGCCGCGATGCCGCCTGATCACACCTCTTTGAAATCCAAAGGTCCCTGCAGTTTCGCAACTACGCTCGCCCTCCACCAGTCATGAAGTGGTCCTCTTTGATCAAAGCTCTGTCCTTGACGGCGATACCAGCTGTTGCTGCTCCTTCAAGCGGTACCAATAACCCCGCAAGTGTGGTCAACAAGACTACCTGCGGAGGCACCACCTACGCTTACACTGGTTTGGAGGGTTATGGGTATATCGAGTCCAACGCCCGCGACAAATACGGTGATACCCTGGCTGGCATTGGTAGCTCTGCCACCCTTGAGAGGGGCTCATGGCGCAAGAATGGCAATGGCTCGTACTCGGGTATCTTCTATCTTCTTCCAGACCGTGGGTGGTATGTACATCGCTAGAGCTACGCCGAATCTGGACTTTGGATAACATGTATCAGGAACACAAATGGAACCCTAAACTACAACCCTCGTATTCACAAGTTCGAGCTTACACTGGCACTTGCACCCCACGCTTCTGCGAAGAACCCCTCTCAGCCGAACTTGGGATTTGAGTATCTCGACACCATTCTCCTCAGCGATCCAACCGGCCAGCCATTGACAGGCCTCGACGCAGATGTAAAGGGCTACGCCTCATTTGAGGAGCTTCCTCCCCTCCCTGTGGCAACGTACGCTGGAAACGGTTTTGGTGGCTCTGGTCCTGGTGGCAAGCGCGTCTCTGTCGACTCTGAGGGGCTGGTAATTGACAATGAGGGCTACTTCTGGGTCTCCGATGAATATGGTCCCTATGTATACCGATTCGACAAAAGCGGAAAGATGGTCCAGGCCATCCAGCCACCAGACGCATATCTCCCCCGCCGCAACGGCACAATATCCTTTAATGCTGCATCGCCACCTCTCTACGATCCCGAGCATGTGACGAACCCCGAGGACCCTAAGACGggccgcaacaacaaccaggGCTTCGAGGCTCTCACACTCTCCCCTGACGGGAAGACTCTTCACGTCATGATTCAATCTGCGCTGAACCAGGAAGGCGGaccaaaaaagaagaaccgCCAGCCTGCGCGTGTTCTCGAGTACGATATCTCCAACCCCACCAAACCTCTGTACAAGCACGAATACGCCGTCGTCCTCCCCAAGTTCGTTGACTATACCGACGAAGATCTAGATGAAAAGGTCGCTTCGCAGTCCGAAATCCTCGAGCTCCCAGGAACCAGcgacttcctcatcctctcccgCGACAGCTTCGGAGGAGGCTCAGGGGATAACCTCTCTGTCTACCGCCAAGCTGACATCTTCTCGATTTCCAACTCAACTACTGACCTAAAGGGCGCGAAATATGACTCTGCAGGCGGCTCCATCGCTGATTCCAAGGGGAACTTGAACAGCGATATCACCCCTGCCGAGTACTGCCCCTTCCTCGACTATAATGTCAACTCCGAACTGGCTAAGTTTGGTTTGCACAATGGTGGTGAACAAAACGAGCACTTGTTGAATGAGAAATGGGAGTCTCTAGTCCTTGTCCCTGTTGATCCTGAGATCAAACACAAGAGTAAGGGTGAGAAAACGGAGTACTTCCTCTTTACTTTCAGTGACAATGATTTCATTACTCAGGATGGGGCTATGAATTTCGGCCGTCTGCCCTACGCCGATGAATCCGGCCTCAACCTTAACAGTCAGGCTCTCGTGTTCAGAGTAGAGTTCTGAGAATTGAAATATTTCTTTAGTAAACTAAGTCATTTCCGGGTCGTTAACTTGTATATCAATTTTATTTCCTACAATCGAActgtatataataatacaagCCATCCAACAGCTCATAAATACAGATCCAAAAACGCCAGCAGGACTTCCAGACATATTCGTTCCAATAAATAGATCAAAGAcagataaataaatacaatGCCCTAAAACGTGTGACGACAGTCCAGGGTCCGGCCATAAAAACTTTCAATCATATGCGTGCATAACTAGAAGCCCACTAAGACTTAAGAATATTAACGGCACGTAGAATCTCATCTGACGACCAACAGGGTCCACCCGGGACAATCTCAGTCCAGACTTCCTCTGGAACCCCGGAATCCTGGCCCAGGAGGCTCCAGTTAGGGCTTGGCTCTGACTTGATCCATTTGAAGTCTTCGACTAGGTTCCAGCGATCTTCGGCATCGAGGCGATCGTGGTCCAGTGTTTGCTGTTGGGACGCAGCGGTTAGTTCCATTTCTAgtcgagaaagaaagcaaaataAGGGTATTTCATGAATTATGCGCCCAGAAACTTACATATGCCCGCGGGATACGGCCGAATCGGATATCAACACAATCTTCAATGATCGGATTGCTTGACGAACTCAGGTAAACGTCCACGTTTTTGCAATCGTGCATGCGGAACTGCCGGCAGTTGACCACGATGATGCTATTCCGGACGCCGGTGAGATGGGCAGGTCCATCAATCTGGCcacagaggaggagggtgtcgCTTACTTTTTTTACCATTAGGCTGGCATAGGGCTGCCCGTTGGCGGTTGGGATGGACATGTCGACGACGCAACGGTCCATTGACGTGACAGATGCCGGAACCGACGCAGTCGAGCCTGAGGATGGGAGCATGATGTGTATTCCTTTGTGGTTATTTACCGAAACTGACGAGACAGAGCTCGCCGCGAAGCCCGTACTTCGTTGTTCCTTCTTTAGACCCTCGGATACGTTATCGACGGTTACCTTTGGTGGGATTGAGGTTGGGACATTCGGTCTTAATAAGTGAAACTCTTTATCGGGCTCGTTCAATGGTGTATTTGGGTAGTTTGGTGTTCCTGCAGCTGACGACCCAACGGAAGAAACACCGGGAGATGGGTATCCTGGGACTCCAAGCTGGCCCTGAGCCATCGCCTCTGCTGCATCAGGTAGCGAGATGGCAGGGGCTGGGGagttctttttattcttgaAGCTGAATTTTGGCCTTGGCTCAACCGTAGCTCGGGTCTCTGCTAGTTTGTCTTGCAGAGCTTTTATAGCCTGTTGAAACCATCAGATACTATGCCAAACagaatagatatatatcatgCACGGAACGTACTTCTGCATATATTCGCTGGTCATAAGTCGGAATATAACTAGCCGCATCCTTGACTTCGTTGGACAAGCGCGCAATCCCCGCGAGGCAGTGATCGGTTGCATCCGTTCGTTCTCCCCCAACCAAGGACGTATCCGCAAGTCTGTCCATCTGTTCCTGCAAGGCTACAGCACAACAAAACAGGCGTCAGATCGGCTCAGGCAGTGAGCACATAGCAGAATGTCGACTAGACCATACCAGTGATTTCATGTTGGAAGTAGCGAAAGAAGCGTTCCTTCAATGGGATATCCGAGTTCTGGACGGTTTGGTTTTCGGACATGGAGGGCCGGCGGGCCTGCTCGAACCCGGCTTGTGACATATTGGAGATAAGTCAACGAGGTCAATAACAGTTGTTGCTAGGAGTACGGAAAAAATGTCCTTTGGACGGAGCGCCTGTCGAGGTTTGACTTCGGATGGTAGTAGTATGATAGGTATTGATGACGTCGACATAAAATGCGGATTCCCCCGCTGAAGCTCAACTACTCGACACAGCACGATATTATATTGTCCACACGGAGAGATTCAAGGTTAAGGAGAATCTAGATGCATGGATTATGTTGTGTTAGCCAAAAGTGAAAAATgtcaaagaaaaaaaggtcaACCTTTGAATACAAAAGATGGCGGGGaagatcatcaacaacacatAGTAGAACCGCCAGGAGTGTAGTACAAGAAGAGATAACGGGCAAACAAAACACACCAATTCCTCTAAGCCCTGAATAATACTTACCTCCAGTAATGTTTCCGCATCTCTAGTAGAAAATACTTCTACAGTGGCATGCTGCGTGGAACAATATGGATGACGTCGGTTGATCATCAGATCTCGGCCCCGGTGTATCTATTGGCCGTGACAATATATAGTCTAGCCAGTTTAGGAAGGATGTCACTTtttccaatccaatccaccAGGTGGTGGACTGGAGAGGGAGCTGCAACATTCTGTATTATTACTTGCTGAGGCAGAGCTCTATTTTATGGACGAACTATATACATGTGATGGACAGAAATCCGGTTCATGCTAAAAACGGGCTTCTAGATGGCCGGTAATTCCGGGAGATTCGGCCTAGGGATGGACTGAAGCCCTTCTATTTCCGAATCAACCTGCCGTGACAGTGATGATGGCTGGTGACGCGGCCTGTGGAAGTCAGTAATAAGTGGACGTTCGGCTATCAGTCGGTCGAATTCTGGCCGTAGGTCATAATCGCTGACGGCCTCGCCGCCGGTGTGCAAACTGATCGTTCTGAGCATCAGCTTACCCTCCTTCGCCCAGAATGCAAACACCTCGTTTTCACCAGGGAATGAAAATGCCAACTGGTCTGGCCGAAAGGCTGAAGGGTTTATTTTAGATATGGCCTTCTTCATTTTCGTTGGGATGAGGGACCCGCTAGCGGTTGCGTCGCACAGATACATCTGCTTCATACCGTTTGCCATAACAAAGCGTGAGCCTGAAGGCGATTGGGCAGCGTGTACAATCCTGGGGCTAACCGGGTCACTGGTAAATTTGTCACCGGAAAGAGAATATGATATTGGATATTCTCTCCCGATGAACGCTGTGAGAACAATAGTTTCGTTAAAACTGTCATAGAAAACGCAGGTAAGATCTCCATCATCGCTTGTCCACTAGAGGCTGTTAGCGGTCTGCTACTCCGGCGTTAGGATTTGGTGTATCACGTACAGGTGGGAGCTTAAAATATTTCGAGCCACCTGGCTCCAGCTTCCATTCTTGTTCAATACAATTCCATATATCAACATAAGCGTATTGGTTCCCGAGGTGTGTCGCGACAATGAAGCGTCGGCCATCGATGGAGAACTGCAGCCTTGTGGCAATAACTTCTTCTGTGCTCCTTTTATCTTGACCGGTTGTCTCCACCTTATGATTGCCATTGAGATGTGGTTCTCTGGTAGTATTGTCAATGGCATAATAGTCTGTTTTACCACCCAGTAGAACCTGACGGATGCCAAAAGCGCCAATCTCATATACTCGAACATGGTCTTTGAGGGTAAAGGCCACATATCGATCATCACGAGACATAACCATGCAGCTAACGGGCGAATATGGGTGGGGCGTCTCAATAGTCAGGTATGCTTCAGGAATAGCGCTTTTGTTTCGGAATATCAGGAGCTCGTAATGCTAGTTACAAGTCAGTAAGGTACGGATCGGAGGTCACGAGTGAACATATACTACCTCTGCTGCAGAAGCAATAATAGCACATAATTGATGCCCCGCTGCGGCATGTTGCACTCCGGTTACATCGTACCGGTGGCATCTAGCCTTTATGCCATCCATGGTGTTGATTTCAAAACGCATCACATAGCTGCTGGCTGGCTCCCAGAGTAGGAGAGACTGTCCTGATGTCGAAAAGCAAAATTTGGTCTGCCGAGGAAGGTGGTGCCCTTTCGATGAGTTTCTCCTAAATAGTGAGGTACTCCCCGTTAGAGAAAGCGTCACACTCTTGAGATCTTTTGATAAAGATCTGATCAACTGCTTCTCTTGCGGTTGGCCTGTTCTAGGACGCGTCATGAATATGTTTGTGGTATCAGGCATGGTAGGCGAGTGGCCTTTGCCTGATAGTTTAAAAAAGGATAGGCTCTGTGAAATTGGTGACACGGGGCTTCTCAGAGCCTCAAGGGAATCCATACGCGACAACCGATCCGTAGAATTGGTTCTTGAGCTCGAACGGGATGCCGTATGCCTGGATACTGAGTTTGGGAATGAATAGCGTCCACCACTTTCAGAGTTGGCAAAATTTAGAGCATCCGACACCTGCTCAAGCGGTTCGATCATTCGGGCGTGCTGTATCTTGACCCTTCCGGGGCATAATGGACACAGTGTATCTATTGTGAGAAATTGGGACTTTTCCTGTAATTGCTTTTAAACAGTTAGCCAAGAGCGCAATAGTTATTGGGAAAACAGGTTGAAAGGCGTAAATTTCCTACTTCATACGCTTTTCTGTCAGAGCTTCTCAGTTGTTCCTCTAACAAGGGCTTGGGAACTGGATGGACTGCAGGACAGTTAACGACGTACACGGCACTGGCATTTCCCTTTCTAGTCTTGGCCGGGAAAGGTGATAGCTGCAGCCAATTCGCCAAATGTTGTTGATAGTCATgagagaaggctgctgatTCTTCGTTGCAGTCCCACATTTGAACCCTGCGGTTGATAAGCCATCTGACCATCATTCCGAGGGCCGAATCCGTGGACTCTCGTAACGGCGCACTTTGATTCCATGAATCTCTAATCCTTCTGGTCTGTAAAGGGGCCTGTTCACCGGCAGTTTGGCTCATTATAACAGTCGCTAGAACTTGCAGAGATGGTGTGTTAAATTCATCGTCAAAGGCCGCCAAAATAGTCCTCGCTAGTTTTTTCCGGTTATCCTGAGTCTGATGGAAGGCCTCGTCGACTTCAAATGCAGCATCACTGGTGTATCCCTGTTCTTGAGAAATTCGGCGGCGGTCCATGTAATACTGAATAAGGGCGGATTCAGCTGCCCACAGAAGATCGAAGAGGAGACAGAAAGATGTCAGTTGATCGTCTTTCTTTCCCATGAGTGCAGTCAAGAGGTCTGTCACGAGAGTGTCCGGTGTGCCGGGGAAGGGATACTATGAATATATCAGTCACTGTGAGGGATTGGTAAGAAATGGAGTCGGAAGATATACAATTCTAGAAGAGAAAACAGGAATGTAGGCCTTGCTCGAGGTGAGGAGTGATTGCTGCGCGTGAAACAGATCTTGAGATCCAATACTGGCAATCGCCTTTGGGAGCAAATCGTTAATCAGGAAGCTTTCTGACGGTGACAGGTCAGGATGTTCCCATGCCGACCGCATCGCCCTTTCAAGCCTAAATTTCGTCTCTGAAGTCATAGCATCGCCACGCAGAATGAGAAGCCGTATCCCCACGAGGAAAGTGTGCCCCATGAGATGTCGGTACCGCAAAAGCTCGGAAGCAGTTGGTTTTGAGCAAGGGAAAAGGTCCGTTTTGACCTTGGCCAGGTACATCAGCGTCGAGAAGATGATATCCGATGAAATTAAACGATTCGCGTAGTAGGGATGGCAGTCTTGCGGGGTGGCCAGGCCCTGGAGCTGTGTCCGTTGCCTATTGAAGAGGGTCTGTATCCATAGCACGGACTCTGTTAGGGATTCTATCGTCGAGACACGGTCATGTTGTCCCGAGCTCAAAGCAAGACTTGCTGCGTGCTCTCCGATAATTTCGTGGAGGATATTCTCGAGATCCCGGCGGTCCAGCTGTTCCCACACCGCAGCCACGAGCGGATGTGACATGGAGGTGACGGACGTGACAGCTGGGGGCTGCGACCAAAAGAACAATGCGAGTGCATACAATGCCCCTTTACGTCGGAGACAGCAGGGCACGACCCATGAAACAGAAACAGTAAACAGGACAGTCAGCGATGGGATAAATCATACGGCAATAAGATCGGTTCGATGAAGCTTTTCGGAGGAGAGTGGAGGGAAAAAAGATGCTCTGGGCCGGGCGGATTGCGAGGGGGAAACAGTCGGCCTCAGCGCCCGATTATTTGGCAGGCGGCGCTGCAAAGCATTGGATAGTGCTTTCAGCTGATGCAGGCCTGCGTGTCTTGTCTTACCCGAGTCTGCTGCGTCTGGCCTGCGATTGGCACGAAGATCAGCCCGACGGATAACCGCCAGGAAAACAAAAGCGCCATGATCGCCAGCCTAATCCCTCATAAGCTCAGAGGTCCAGGCTGGGAGGCTGCAAGCCGGCAGTCGACGGTGGAGCCGACTGCGAAGGAAGGGATTTCAAGGGATGGCGAGGCGAGGCAAATTCACTGTCTTTCTTTGTTATAATTCCACCGAGTCTGTCGCCAAGATCGGGCATGATACAGGTCGAATGGCCCGGCTTAGCATTGTTTGTCGCAGGCATCACAAAGCGACTAATACCTATGGATAGGGCTAGTCTGGTTAGTTCCTGGCTAAGGTGCGGGGAGTTGATCCACGGTGAACACTATGTGGGGATCCGAAACAATTAGATGGATGGGCCTCGTATATAGATCGGATCTGGtggttcctcttcctcttcaacagtCTCGAGGGCAGTAACTTATTCCGTGACAACACAAAGTCTCTGCCAAACTCCATTGATTCGTAAGCATTGTATTGTCTTGATATTGTCAGGTTCATTTCAATCATACGGCCAATCACTGCTTCCTTTAGGGTAAGTAACTTATCCCGACTCTcgtctcgtcatcatcaccacttAGTAGTACAGGTTTGTTCTAGGGCGATCCTGTTTCAGAAAACTGGCAACGTTTTACTTGCTAGATCGGTGCCTAGGTACATCTGACCATGTAATGACCATATAGATTCTTCGCAAACCGCTCGAAGGATACCTATCTTGTTGTCTTCACCGGGACTATTATACCGAGCAAACGGTTAACTCGGCAATGAGTCGTTTGTATTGGTCGTAGGTCGTCCAAATCTCCCGAACTCCTAAATGCTTGCACAACAACGTTGTTGGTATTTTGAGCCCTCGTGAAGATAACGGATTTAAGTCAGTTCTAATACGTAGCATTAATACAACTCGGTCCCCAGAAGAAGCTTAGGAAGGAAATGTTCAAGCTCTGGTGTGTCGCAACCTGTTGAGAGCCCGGCAAATATGGTTAGCGCCACACTTTGTTCAGAATAAAATTGGAGCAGCCTCGGAGAGGCCCCGCGTTTGATTggttctccttctccacTCCCTTACTCCATCGAGGCATCAATACATTTTCCCTCAATAAAAAACAACAAAGAGACGTGAAGAATGCAGGTTCAGTCCAATGATGCTGGAAACACCCCCAGGGGATTCTCATCAATTCCATGGTTTGGGCTTGATCATCACGATGTTTGCTGGCGTGGATATTCGTACCATTGGCCATGGATTACTTCAAGTGCCGAGTTCCATTATCATTTGAGCCGATGCTCATGGATTACAAGAAGGACAGCCATGCCATAAACCTGTTGCATTCCTTCTCAAGCTGGCTGTTATGTGAGCAAATAAATTCTGGCTCACCTTGACGCGAATCCTACACTCAGTCCTGACTGAACGACGGTTAGGGATGAGCTTTGGAAGTCCTCCCTCGATTATTGATCTTGTGGTTCCTTGAAGTACACCTCTAAGCTCCAGACCAGTCTAATTTGATCTCTATCCCTCTGGTGAGCAAGCATTATATCTTTCTGTTTTTATACATAACCGCCCAGACAGCTCAGGAACGTGCTAGAGGTGAAGTGCCCCTTGGACCGGGTGGTTCAATTGCAATACAAAAAACGCGGCTCTCCTTTGCTGCGCTACCTTGGTATCGAGATTTTACCTATTTATTGCTCTCTTTGCCGCTTCAGAGTTCCTCATGGTTTCCTTCTCCGTTCTCACCAGGGTAATTCCCCTCGTTGCCTCATGTTTCATTTCCGCCGTGGCTGGCGATGCTAGCTATGTCGCCGTCGAGAAACTCCAAAACGTACCAGTTGGCTGGCTAAAGGGGCCCGCAGCACCCCCGTCaaagatgatgaagtttCACATAGCAGTTCGTCCGGAGAAGGCTGCCGAATTCGAACAGACGGTACTTGATATGTCGACGCCCGGCCACCCCAATTATGGTCAGCATATGAAACGTGATGAGGTCAGGGATTTCGTTCGCCCTTCAGATTACACAATGGAGCAGGTTCTATCTTGGCTAGATTCGGAAAATATACTCAAGGAGTCCATGAAGATCCGTGGGAACTGGGTCGAAGTTACGATGCCCGTATCCCAAGCGGAgtcgttgatgaagaccagGTTCTATAGGTATACCCACCGAGAAACTCGTAGAAATACGATCAGGACACTCGATTACTCGGTACCACGAGAAATGCGCCCATATATTCAGACAATCCAGCCGACAACTCATTTTGAACAGCCTAATGCACAGGTGATACACCCAACCTTCAGGCCAATTTCTATGACTCCTTCATCGTCACATCGTGAGCCGCCAGTGAACTGCTCGAGCCAAGTGACTCCTGGTTGTCTCCGCGAGTTATATGGCCTCTATGACACGGAATCCAAGCCTGATCCTCGCAACCGGCTCGGTATATCCGGCTACTTGGATCAGTATGCACGCTACAGCGATTTCCACAAGTTCATGGGCATGTTCGCGCAGAACAGGACAGACGCCAACTTCACCGTCGAGACCATCAACGGAGGTCTTAACCTTCAGAACTCATCTATTGGTAGTACCGAGGCCAGCTTGGATGTTCAATACGCGGTAGCGCTTGCATACAACCCGTTAACAACCTACTATACCACGGGAGGTCGCGGCCCATTCATCCCGGAGGCTGGCGAGTCAGGAGAAAGCGAGTCTACCAATGAGCCATACCTCGAACAACTCCACTATCTACTCGATCTCTCGGACGACGAGCTTCCTGCAGTTCTGTCGACCTCATATGGTGAGACGGAGCAGAGCGTTCCCGAGTCCTACTCCGAAGCGTCCTGCCATCTATTCGCCCAGCTTGGTGCGCGTGGTGTCTCCGTTCTCTTCAGTAGTGGTGATGACGGCGTTGGTGGCTCATGCTTGACAAACGATGGTACCAACAGGACAAGATTCCAACCCATATTTCCCGCCTCATGCCCTTTCGTCACCTCAGTCGGTGGGACATATAAGACCGACCCTGAGATAGCCGTTGACTTCTCCGGAGGGGGTTTCTCAGACCGATTCAAGCGCCCGGCTTATCAAGACGCAAGTGTTGGTAGTTATTTGGAAAAACTTGGCAAGAAATGGGAGGGACTGTATAACcctgaaggaagaggaatccCTGACGTTGCTGCACAAGCGGTCAACTATATTATTGTCGACCATGACAAGACGTATGAAATTGGAGGCACCAGGTATGTCGCACCTCATCAGCCTGTCGACTGTTTGCTAATTGGAAATCTTAGCGCGTCTGCACCCACGTTTGCAGCAATCGTGTCGCGACTCAACGCAGAAAGATTGAAGGACGGCAACCCAAGACTCGGCTTTCTTAACCCCTGGCTCTACTCTCTGAACCAAACTGGCTTTACTGATATCGTTGATGGACGCTCGGCTGGTTGTGTGAACTCGAACATCGGAAGTGCAGATGGTTATGCTACTTGGAACGCAACAACTGGGTGGGATCCTGCCACGGGATTGGGCACTCCTTTTTACAATACCCTGGTGAAAGTAGCAAGAGAGCTGTGATTTAGTAAATGGTGATTGTAGATAATTTAGCTGCAATAAACATATTTGGTGGTCTGCGTTCGTCATCCTGTCTTCTAACGATATAGTAAACTAGACCGAAATAGCTACCTCTAGTCGCCTTGCAATATAACGTTATAACCACATACCCCAGCTGTTttgagaaaaaaagaaagagaaaaattCGATTAAACACTTTCTGCTGGCAACCACTTCACCCCACAAGAGGACGTCCGGATAGCAGCCTCTTGTTGTACAGGGTTGCACTCCGTAGTCTGTTTCAATATTGATATCCAGCGGGATACACCCTGTTTGACCGCGAATGCAGGGCGAGAACTGTTTACGAGTTTAGGGGTCTGGCGCCGGAAATATCGCCCGTCCCGTTCTGAAGATCAAGTTATACAAGACTCCACCAGGGCACCGCAGAAGTGCAGATAGTGGAGTGCCGGGATTTTTCACTATTTTGACTCCGGGCAAGCTTCGTGCTTTCCAACCAATCAAGGCAGGAAGGAACGTGGAACCTTCACATATTGTGTCATGGACTCATGGATTGTTGTGTGGTCTGCAAAGCCCATTTCTCATCCAGGATCCATCCATTATGCCCTTCCTTACTGCAGGTCGGTGACAAGCTGTGTCAGGGCTCAGTTTTTGAGTTTGTCACTGTTGGCTTCTCTGGGTCTGCAATATTCTTCGATCTGCCACGTCTTTGGGATCTGTGGGTCGATTGACCGTGGGTTGACATCGAAGCGCCCGACATCATATCTATCAAActttctggttctggtgaATGTCCTAAATCCACAAAGTCGTCATTTGTAGGTGCACCTATGATCCCATGGCGCATGCTCCACTGCTTCCCGTACCACCACTCCCTGAAGTCCTGGTGCCTTAACAGTGAAAGTTGAAACAGCCTACCGTCGTGTGGGACAGTGAAGTTATTAGAACCTTGGACTCTCCATGTGTTGAATTTAATCTGTCTTCTGGAACCCGTCACTCCTGTCAAGCCTGTTACTTCACACATCATCACTCATAAGCTCGACAAACTCTTTCCTTTACCCCTAAAAAATCACTATCTTTCGATGATTCTTGTGACCATTGCCACCTGAATTATTTGACTCCTTCGCCCTCAGCAATGTCCCCCGCGAGGGCATCGTTCCCTCGGCCACTCCGATTACTATCTCAAGCGTTGCTTATTGGTGGGTTAGTTTTTATTGCATGCCAATCAGTCCTTCATATTCACACTCGGTTAAACGAGCCGCCGCCGAAAACACTTCGCCCTGGTCCGTTGTACAAGTTGGACCAAGCTCAACAAGGAAATGGAGTCGAACAAAACGGAGACCTTTCTGCACCGGTTTGCCGGACATTCCCCGCTGCTGCCTTCGCAGAAGATGAGATCCAAGTGGTTTTGAAAATCGGGGCAGCCGAGACCGACAGGGTGATGACCTCGCACGTCAACGGTTCAACGTCATGTATACCGAACCTTTTAGTGGTATCCGATATAAGCCAGACGCTTGGCCCATTCTATGCCCACGACGTGCTGGCGGATGTCATCCACATTCTATCGGAGGGGGACCGACAGATTTACCAGCATCAGCGAGAATCTTATTACTATTGGAACACGGGACTGCAGCCTAATCAGGCGGCGCGGAACCTGGACCGATATAAGTTCCTCGCCATGGTTGAATATGCCTATGCCCAGAACCCGAATGCGAAGTGGTATGTGTTTACGGAGACGGACACAACGGTGCTTTGGGAAAACATGGTACAACTTCTGGAACGCTTCGACTGGGCTGATCCTGTATATATTGGATCACCCAGCCCGGGCAGACGGTGGGAATCACATTTTGGGTCACGGCCTACATTTTTTGTCTACGGTGGATCTGGAATAGTACTCTCTGTCACTGCGATAGAGAAGCTACTGCAGGGAAGT
The nucleotide sequence above comes from Aspergillus puulaauensis MK2 DNA, chromosome 3, nearly complete sequence. Encoded proteins:
- a CDS encoding glycosyltransferase family 31 protein (COG:S;~EggNog:ENOG410PMHA;~InterPro:IPR003378;~TransMembrane:1 (i12-33o);~go_component: GO:0016020 - membrane [Evidence IEA];~go_function: GO:0016757 - transferase activity, transferring glycosyl groups [Evidence IEA]); its protein translation is MSPARASFPRPLRLLSQALLIGGLVFIACQSVLHIHTRLNEPPPKTLRPGPLYKLDQAQQGNGVEQNGDLSAPVCRTFPAAAFAEDEIQVVLKIGAAETDRVMTSHVNGSTSCIPNLLVVSDISQTLGPFYAHDVLADVIHILSEGDRQIYQHQRESYYYWNTGLQPNQAARNLDRYKFLAMVEYAYAQNPNAKWYVFTETDTTVLWENMVQLLERFDWADPVYIGSPSPGRRWESHFGSRPTFFVYGGSGIVLSVTAIEKLLQGSRGGSGAGDFTSRLLINKYQDLVRDDCCGDSVLGYVSFQEGVKIQGQWPMFNPHPLHKTPLSKAYWCQPAISFHKSDYIAARELWDWEQKWCQERGPEQQQRPILYRDLVDFFDFASTPVRNDWNNVELDAFDAPTEEAHESFDSCKEACQKHPECFQFTHYRKRCRMSIIINFGVPAPPSKSDMAEGVHSVAGWDVNKIQKFKTDHDCNEVEWPEPSIERIY
- the SED4 gene encoding S53 family peptidase (COG:O;~EggNog:ENOG410PI5I;~InterPro:IPR036852,IPR015366,IPR030400;~MEROPS:MER0078639;~PFAM:PF09286;~SECRETED:SignalP(1-24);~go_function: GO:0004252 - serine-type endopeptidase activity [Evidence IEA];~go_function: GO:0008236 - serine-type peptidase activity [Evidence IEA];~go_process: GO:0006508 - proteolysis [Evidence IEA]), yielding MVSFSVLTRVIPLVASCFISAVAGDASYVAVEKLQNVPVGWLKGPAAPPSKMMKFHIAVRPEKAAEFEQTVLDMSTPGHPNYGQHMKRDEVRDFVRPSDYTMEQVLSWLDSENILKESMKIRGNWVEVTMPVSQAESLMKTRFYRYTHRETRRNTIRTLDYSVPREMRPYIQTIQPTTHFEQPNAQVIHPTFRPISMTPSSSHREPPVNCSSQVTPGCLRELYGLYDTESKPDPRNRLGISGYLDQYARYSDFHKFMGMFAQNRTDANFTVETINGGLNLQNSSIGSTEASLDVQYAVALAYNPLTTYYTTGGRGPFIPEAGESGESESTNEPYLEQLHYLLDLSDDELPAVLSTSYGETEQSVPESYSEASCHLFAQLGARGVSVLFSSGDDGVGGSCLTNDGTNRTRFQPIFPASCPFVTSVGGTYKTDPEIAVDFSGGGFSDRFKRPAYQDASVGSYLEKLGKKWEGLYNPEGRGIPDVAAQAVNYIIVDHDKTYEIGGTSASAPTFAAIVSRLNAERLKDGNPRLGFLNPWLYSLNQTGFTDIVDGRSAGCVNSNIGSADGYATWNATTGWDPATGLGTPFYNTLVKVAREL